GAAGATTACCTACCGCGACTCAATTGCATTGACAGTAATATATGAGTGAGAAGTTGCCTTCTGACCTCGACATTTGGCCAGACTGAGCAATCGAATgcggcgtagtaggcgagcCACGGCTTACGCTTCGGTATGTTTGATCTCATAGCAACAGGTAATTTGCTAGCTGGAGCAGACCTGAAGTAATGGCATCAATGATGGGGAATGAAAGAAAGCAGGAGGTGAAGTCAGAAAACAGCTTTCACATGGCACATTTGACCCCTGTCAAGCACGTCCCCGCGTGGCTGACGACAAGCTTTCGACCTTGACGTCCGGGGCTCTGCCTTCTCGACCGGAAACATCTCACGCGACAAACACTGCCATCTACCGCGACATCGACCATGGCCACACTCCTTTGGACACGCACAAGCTGCCTACGCGCAGTCAACACCCCCGGGAAAGGCCTTTTCGCGCCCGCGCTCTTCACAGCGACTTTCACGACAGCCACACAAGTATCTAAACAGCCACGATTCACACCCAATGCATCGCCCTCACAGTTGCCGACGCACCAGCTTCCCTCAACGCGAATAGGACTCCGCTGTGCGTCAACATCTCCAGCCACGGACTCTGAGGCGTCAGTACCAGAGCACATCCTTACCTGGAATCGCTTCTTCGATCTGCGCAAGAAGCGCCGATGGATCAACCTGGGTTGCTCCGGCATTACAGCATTCACAGCAATCAGCCTGGTCACACCTATCCTCGCAGCCCAAGACTTGGATTCCTGGGGTGCGCAAATATCAGGACTGGATCCGATCATTGTACTGGGGATTTCAACAGCTGCGGTCGCGGCAGGAGGATGGTTGTGCGGGCCCAGCTTTGGTAGCGCAATGTTCAGCATGTGGGCCGCGAGGAGGGGCTGGAACAAATTGATTGCTGAGGTGAGCGAGATGTGTTTGATGGAAAGGAGGAGATGGCGGGAAGTGCTGACAATGTAATAAACAGAAAGAGAAAAGCTTCTATGCGCGAATCAAGCGTTATCGAGCAGACCCCTCGGCATCGAGCCCGCAGAACCCGATTCCTGATTACTACGGCGAAAAGATCTCGAGCGTGAAGGACTACAGGAGATGGTTGAAAGATCAGAAAGCTTTCAACTTGAAGAAGGACAAGGCGATGCTATGAACAGCGCAAAAGGATATGCTTGGCGGGACTGAAGCGTGAAAGCATTGAAAACGGCTTAAAGGATATGCGCGGCGTTGGGGTGGAGGACAAGGGACAAATCATGTGTGCATAGTGTAAAACGAGGTAGGAGGCATAACGCGCTATCGCAGTATGATAGAGCTTGCAGTTGCCATGTACAAGATGATCTCTCCTCCGCATTACTTTGGCTGCGGGGAGTTCGACGAAGGTCTCAGGCGGCAAGCGGGTCGAAAAACGGTGGGCCTAGTAACACGACACACAACCTTCACAGCAGCTTCACTCTCTGCGAAGCAACTCATGCTGATGGTCGCAACACTGTCCGACATACTACAACACACTCGACAATCACCAAGCTTTCGCAGGAATATGTCGGCCACACTGAACGCGGTATGTACCACCCGCCTTCGCGTTGAACACATGCTGATGAGACGCAGGTCAAGCCATCGGCGGCGGAGAAAGCGTTCGCCATCTTTGAGCTCACCGAGCAGATCTTCCTCGAACTACCGATGCGCGATCTTCTGGTCACTGCCCAGCGTCTGAACAAGCAGTCCGCCGCCATCACCAAGTCGTCCAAAAAACTTCAGCAAGCGCTCTTCTTCCAGCCCGTCACCGATCATGTGCTCGACTTTGACAGCAACATCATTGACTGGAGGCTACCTGACCCGCTCATCTATCGGCACCCGCTTTGTCGGCCATCAAAAGCCAAGTCGCGCTACAAGAAGGCAGCTGAGTACTCGAACGCGTCTTGGCGCCGCCAGCTGCTTACACAGCCACCGCTAACCAGCGTCGAGTACTTCATCTGCTCCATCAGGCCGCTGCTACACGCTGTAGCAAAGAATGCGTCGGGTGTGAGACTGGCGGACGTTCGACTATCACGTCCAGGGACGACAGGCGAAGAAAAATACATGTTGGGCGCATTGTGGCAGTATCTCGACAATACTGCTGCATCGTATGCGCAGATCGCGGCAGTGAAGTCGAAGGTATACAATGGGCCGTGGAAGGCGATAACACCGACACCAGGAAATTAGAATATCGCACGGTACGAGCAGGAAGCGAGATAGCCGTAGGCTCCAGATAGGGCACGGCCGCGCGAAGCAGGGCTTTCAGCTCAGTCAGCGCAACATCGTTGTAACATCAGGTCAATCGCGGTCTACAAACAATGATGTACGATTCCGAAAGCGCCGCTACAGTGCTTTTTGCTCGACGTGTACGCTTTCGGCCCCAGATCAAATCCGCAGACCCGTGGAGATGCGAGGATCACATGAACTCTACTTGAGACCAGCCAGCCACACTGAGCAGCTTGGCTCCGCGCCAACCTAGAAGCCTACCTCTCTTGCTGGCGACGGGGGTTGACATTGTCATACATCACTAAACGTCCCGAGTATCAGGTTTTCGCTTACACCTCATGCCTCCCGCGGGTTCCATCAGATGTAGATAAGTCGTCACGACCTATGAATTAGCTCATCGACATTCAGCTGTGGCATTGGGTTACCATCTAGTTACTCCATAAGCAGGCTGCTCGACGAGATGATGACCTCACGAAAGACAGTGAGCGCAGTCCTGAACCACTATGACCCCATCAACGGACCCAAATATATGAACCTAAGCGCCGCTGAAGTCCACTCCTACAAATGGACTCCTGTCCCAGTCGAAATCACAGATATACGAAGCTGCGACGAAGACTTCACGCTCGATAAGAACGGCTTCCAACTCGTGGAGCATAAAGTCGACCTGTCAGCATGCGCAGACGACGCAAGCATTAGAGAGAAACTCTATCCTCAACTCGAGGAGATGCTTAAAAGAGTGTACGCCATCGAGTTCCCTCTTCAGACACGTCCCTGAAGCTGACAAAAAGGGCCCAGCACAGGGGCAACACACGCCAAAGCCAGCGCTCACATGGTCCGCGAGTCCACCATCGCAGATCTCAAAGCAAGGGCTGAGAGAGCCGATAGTCCATTGGAAGTCTTGCCTCCCGGCCCAGCAACGAATGTGCACGTTGATAAGCCGCATCCCTTTCCATTACACTCGCATTCATGACTGAGCTTCGCAGACCAATCCTGGGATGGTGCCCACACGTACTTCAAATCCGAGTACAGCGAGGGCTACGACCGTCTATCGAAGACTCGCTGGTCGATTGTAAACGTCTGGTGCCCTCTCATCACATCCCTAACACCACACCAAGCGACAACCTCGTCCTCGGCGACTGGCGCACCGTGCATCCCTCCCAACTGTACGCCGTTCCCATTCACTTCCCTACCGCAGACGCAAAGTACAACACTCCAGAGCGCCTGGGCTCATTGCCCCCTAACCGCCAAGTCGAGACCTGGAGGATCGCGCCGAGAGAAGATGGGGAGAAGAATGACTGGCACCATGCGAGCAGCATGACACCAGACGAGGTCCTGTGGGTCAAGTGTTTTGACACGAAAGTTGATGGAAGGGCGCGATTGAGTCCGCATGGGGCGATTCAGTGTGGTGAGGACTTCGGGGACGCGAGGAGGAGTTGTGAGGTTAGGTGTGTGGTTTGCTGGGAGGACCAGGAGGCGGAGTAGGATCGGTGAGGAAGGCGAGGCGGTGTGGATGTATGTTTGTGTGTGTTGCCGGTCTATCTGTTTCGTGCAAAAAGAATGAGAACTGCCGGTCAGTATGCTCACCACAGGACTCGAACCCATCGCCCTCCTCTCCTCCCTCCTCATCAACGTTGACCCACCAAAATGGCAAAAGAAGACCTATCCAACCTGATATTACCGCTTTTGGTGACATCAGATTCAGATAGGTTCAAGAAACAGGGCACATTGAAGGACTGAACAACCTAATCTCCTATGCTTTTGGCGGGAGATTTACTCGCTATGGTCTTATTTGCGCAGAGCGTTCACTGCGGGTTGTCTTGCCTGTTTGCTTGATTGGTAAGCATAAATTGAAAATGGTATATATAGCGTGCCGCGGGAGCGGCCGAGGCGCATGTGAAGGTCTGAAAATTTCAGATTTGATGGCTGTTAGGGCTTCAGGTGGGATTGAGGTTTACTTGGTGCTGCTTCACGCTATCTCTCAATGCTGAGGAAGCGATCGAGCATGGCGTTGAAGGTGCGTGGGTCTTGTAGAAAGCTGTATGATAGTCAGCGATGTGGTCAAGCATGTGAAGGAAGAATCTCACGCAAAATGCGAGACGCCCGGCAGTATGACCAATGACGAGCCCCATATCCAGTCGAGCATGGTCCTCGGCACGTCTCTGTTGACAGCCTCTTCACTATCCCCATCCACAATCCACACCAGCGGCGCATTGGGCTCCTCGAACACGCTTGGAATCTTCCCAAACGCCGTTCCATTCCACGCCGGCTCGGAGTTCCACATCTCCAGCAAGCGGCCACTCATCTCGTCAAAAGTCCCAGTACTTGGCGAAAGCCTTCCGAAATCTTCCTGCACCCAGGCCATGTATGTCTTCCAAGTCGGTGCATCGTTCTGCCAAACACAAAGTTGTCAGCTAAATTAAACATGCGCGTGGCAATGTCgcggtaggtcacgtgaAGTGAAGTGAGGCGCACGTATGTCAAACGACTATCCCTTCAACCCCTCCAGTACTCACCACAGTCACATTAATATTCCCCGGCTGATAACTCCCCCCAAACGCAAAAACCCTCTCCTCCCTCTCACTAAATTCATGGCCAAATCAAAGCCAACAATAGCCCCATCACTCCACCCCACAACCTCGACCTTCTCAACTTCCAAATGATCCATCAAACCTACCACATCCAAAGTCATAGCATCGTACGTGATAGGCTTCGTTGTGTCATCGGAAGAGCGGCCTTGGGCTCGAGAATCGATCGTGATGAGAGTGTGACCTGAGTCCTGAAGGTGCAGGATTTGGTGCGCCCAGTATTCGCTGTTGGCGAAGCCGCCGTGGAGGAAAAGGAGAGGGGGTTGGTTCTTGGCTTGGGTGGATGATAAGGGAGCGCCGAAGGTGGCGTACCAGAGGTCGATACCGTTTATGGGGATGGTTCCGTTGAAGTTGGCAGGTGGGAGAGGTGGGAGAGACGGCATTGTTTGCC
This genomic window from Fulvia fulva chromosome 4, complete sequence contains:
- a CDS encoding Presequence translocated-associated motor subunit pam17, mitochondrial; this translates as MATLLWTRTSCLRAVNTPGKGLFAPALFTATFTTATQVSKQPRFTPNASPSQLPTHQLPSTRIGLRCASTSPATDSEASVPEHILTWNRFFDLRKKRRWINLGCSGITAFTAISLVTPILAAQDLDSWGAQISGLDPIIVLGISTAAVAAGGWLCGPSFGSAMFSMWAARRGWNKLIAEKEKSFYARIKRYRADPSASSPQNPIPDYYGEKISSVKDYRRWLKDQKAFNLKKDKAML
- a CDS encoding Oxidoreductase, translating into MMTSRKTVSAVLNHYDPINGPKYMNLSAAEVHSYKWTPVPVEITDIRSCDEDFTLDKNGFQLVEHKVDLSACADDASIREKLYPQLEEMLKRVTGATHAKASAHMVRESTIADLKARAERADSPLEVLPPGPATNVHVDKPHPFPLHSHS